A single window of Leishmania infantum JPCM5 genome chromosome 35 DNA harbors:
- a CDS encoding putative glycerol uptake protein, producing MHSPMEHTPTSASGGAGRFVSTSPVALSAGSSVHAAPRQPLTSRAGSLTEGGLSKPLGSIQVLVSERVSLPASLSCAALGSLQTSSAAEEAFVSCSSLPAVAAKSPSAQRSPPWKCGRLYFVSPTTALDVGAADYNTVYPRCCSLEYLAGLAVAAYIILYGFAAIRDFCDRHAKYYWIKLVYPTPLFLRLGTNGYDNLTDKQWTGFCGQYPKLLGVALLLGAWSALCRDSRASSPPSSSSSPLSAFTTGKQRADVGDRRPPGTPLASVYQLCSHAALTLAERVILYRSSCIPAFYTVVGVVFVIFVHGPHFFLPLLIIIANYVIFSRLQRWCPYWLFMVIMWAAHVTLLYLIEINDGFEQTYWLQYFVPTSEKVAWAVLAEVRIPLWKQRMRWCVAFRMSTLRLIAFNYDLWEATHAAARARDRARAKHDTGCVECAQLREQNAASAAALPAEALRCYKYRTEYARDPADYNFLNYAAYVLFPPLYLAGPMSSFNAFVSHMRVPSTSMPLRKMVRYAFGILRIYITEYTLLHFVHIPCLGSYAFVILRMTLLEQAHFLFYMLAYLWLKFSFIWKSSRLFAMFSGIEVPEDMRRCFGNTLTVRGFWRDWHASFNLWIVRYMYIPMGGRSRVALSVLPIFLFIAVWHDPALHLVKWAVCIAAMFVAEVAVSGCFGWAAAAFRREMAAAAPTGAVSDAALENGRPTNCAPRRSLLARLARLSARRLSPRTRAWLHRQIRVVGGMSTVFALIVANLIGFSMQNSSATIAKIGTTLEPTDAEDIIARSFSQLTPWFATGLLVSLYTLSSLAVIDRDMQAHMMSWLRQQYKLNKRTSGATPVEGRT from the coding sequence ATGCATTCACCAATGGAGCACACCCCAACCTCGGccagcggaggtgctggcCGCTTTGTATCGACCTCGCCGGTGGCCCTTTCCGCAGGCAGTAGTGTGCATGCAGCACCACGGCAGCCACTCACCAGCCGCGCCGGCTCGCTCACCGAGGGCGGACTGAGCAAACCGTTGGGCAGCATTCAGGTACTCGTGTCCGAACGGGTCTCATTACCCGCCTCGCTCTCATGCGCTGCTTTGGGGTCTCTCCAGACCTCCAGTGCTGCCGAAGAAGCTTTTGTGAGCTGCTCATCGCtcccggcggtggcggcgaagagTCCTTCCGCGCAGCGCTCACCTCCCTGGAAGTGCGGTCGCCTGTACTTCGTGAGCCCCACCACGGCGCTGGACGTTGGGGCCGCTGATTACAACACCGTTTACCCtcggtgctgctctctcgAGTATCTCGCCGGgcttgctgttgccgccTACATAATTTTGTACGGCTTCGCAGCGATTCGAGACTTCTGCGACCGCCACGCGAAATACTACTGGATAAAACTCGTCTACCCAACTCCACTGTTCCTGCGGCTTGGCACCAATGGCTACGACAACTTGACCGATAAGCAGTGGACGGGGTTCTGCGGACAATATCCGAAGCTCCTGGGGGTGGCGCTTCTCCTTGGCGCGTGGTCAGCTCTGTGTCGAGACTCGAGGGcttcgtcgcctccgtcATCTTCGTCCTCTCCGCTGTCCGCCTTTACGACAGGAAAGCAACGCGCCGATGTCGGAGACCGACGTCCTCCGGGTACTCCTCTAGCCTCCGTTTACCAACTCTGCTCCCACGCCGCCCTCACGCTCGCAGAGCGGGTCATCCTTTACCGCTCATCGTGTATTCCTGCCTTCTACACGGTTGTgggcgtcgtcttcgtcatctTTGTGCACGGCCCGCACTTTTTCCTCCCGCtgctcatcatcatcgccaaCTACGTCATCTtctcgcggctgcagcgctggtgccCCTACTGGCTGTTCATGGTCATCATGTGGGCCGCGCACGTCACTCTCCTGTACCTCATCGAGATCAACGATGGGTTCGAGCAGACGTACTGGCTGCAGTACTTCGTACCCACTTCCGAGAAGGTTGCTTGGGCTGTGCTGGCCGAGGTCCGGATACCTCTCTGGAAGCAGCGTATGCGCTGGTGCGTAGCCTTCCGCAtgtcgacgctgcgcctcatcgccttcAACTACGACCTGTGGGAggccacgcacgccgccgcacgcgcgcgcgaccgTGCCAGGGCGAAGCACGACACCGGCTGCGTCgagtgcgcgcagctgcgcgagcagaacgcagcgtcggcggccgcgctgcccgccgAGGCGTTGCGCTGCTACAAGTACCGCACCGAGTACGCGCGCGACCCCGCCGACTACAACTTCCTGAACTACGCCGCCTACGTGCTGTTCCCGCCACTGTACCTTGCCGGGCCAATGTCGTCCTTCAACGCGTTCGTGTCGCACATGCGCGTGCCGAGcacgtcgatgccgctgcgcaagatGGTGAGGTACGCGTTTGGCATCCTCCGCATCTACATCACGGAGTACACGCTGTTGCACTTTGTGCACATCCCGTGCCTCGGCTCGTACGCCTTCGTGATCCTTCGGATGACGTTgctggagcaggcgcacTTCCTGTTCTACATGCTGGCCTACCTGTGGCTGAAGTTCAGCTTTATATGGAAGTCGTCGCGTCTCTTCGCCATGTTCAGCGGCATCGAAGTTCCGGAGgacatgcggcgctgcttcggcaACACGCTGACGGTGCGGGGCTTCTGGCGCGACTGGCACGCCTCCTTCAACCTGTGGATCGTGCGGTACATGTACATCCCGATGggtggccgcagccgcgtcgcgctgtcggtgctgcccaTCTTCCTGTTCATTGCGGTGTGGCACGACCCGGCGCTGCACCTTGTCAAGTGGGCGGTGTGCATTGCCGCGATGTtcgtggcggaggtggcggtgagcGGGTGCTTTGGGtgggccgctgcggcgttcCGGCGCGagatggccgccgcggcaccgacggGCGCAGTAAGTGATGCTGCGCTGGAGAACGGTCGCCCCACGAactgcgcgccgcgccgcagtcTGCTGGCACGGCTGGCGAGGCTCTCTGCGCGTCGCTTGAgcccgcgcacgcgagcTTGGCTGCACCGCCAAATCCGCGTTGTAGGCGGGATGTCAACTGTCTTCGCGCTTATTGTGGCAAACCTTATCGGTTTCTCGATGCAAAACAGCTCAGCTACAATCGCGAAGATTGGCACTACCTTGGAGCCCACGGATGCAGAGGACATTATCGCAAGATCATTCTCGCAGTTGACGCCGTGGTTTGCTACTGGTCTTCTCGTCTCTCTGTACACCCTGTCATCGCTAGCCGTCATTGACCGGGACATGCAAGCGCACATGATGTCATGGTTACGGCAGCAGTATAAGCTGAATAAGAGAACCAGCGGGGCAACTCCTGTCGAAGGGAGGACCTGA
- a CDS encoding putative glycerol uptake protein, which translates to MLYGFAVLQSFCYKNFFSYQWDTVDPNPFFERMGSKGYDDSVDDQWVGFITHYKRFLGLALLLAGFSGLYRALLSYSTSSASPVPSDNTACSSPSASSECSGSLDGHVKVWMPPRWLDKLRSRARTLGSPSGARRRCTAFLQRSWILPAFYTVVGVVFVIFVHGPHFFLPLLIIIANYVIFSRLQRWCPYWLFMVIMWAAHVTLLYLIEINDGFEQTYWLQYFVPTSEKVAWAVLAEVRIPLWKQRMRWCVAFRMSTLRLIAFNYDLWEATHAAARARDRARAKHDTGCVECAQLREQNAASAAALPAEALRCYKYRTEYARDPADYNFLNYAAYVLFPPLYLAGPMSSFNAFVSHMRVPSTSMPLRKMVRYAFGILRIYITEYTLLHFVHIPCLGSYAFVILRMTLLEQAHFLFYMLAYLWLKFSFIWKSSRLFAMFSGIEVPEDMRRCFGNTLTVRGFWRDWHASFNLWIVRYMYIPMGGRSRVALSVLPIFLFIAVWHDPALHLVKWAVCIAAMFVAEVAVSGCFGWAAAAFRREMAAAAPTGAVSDAALENGRPTNCAPRRSLLARLASSL; encoded by the coding sequence ATGCTTTATGGGTTTGCCGTGCTCCAGTCGTTCTGCTACAAGAATTTCTTTTCGTACCAGTGGGACACCGTCGATCCGAACCCCTTCTTTGAACGCATGGGCTCCAAGGGCTACGACGATAGCGTAGACGATCAATGGGTCGGGTTCATCACTCATTACAAGCGTTTTCTTGGTCtggccctgctgctggcgggctTTTCCGGGCTGTATCGAGCGCTGCTCTCTTACTCAACGTCATCTGCATCCCCCGTCCCCTCTGACAACACGGCCTGCTCATCACCCTCGGCGAGCAGCGAGTGCTCAGGGTCGCTGGACGGCCATGTAAAGGTGTGGATGCCACCGAGGTGGTTGGATAAGCTacgctcacgcgcgcgcactctcGGCTCACCCTCAGGTgcacggaggaggtgcaccgcCTTTCTGCAGCGCTCTTGGATCCTGCCCGCCTTCTACACGGTTGTgggcgtcgtcttcgtcatctTTGTGCACGGCCCGCACTTTTTCCTCCCGCtgctcatcatcatcgccaaCTACGTCATCTtctcgcggctgcagcgctggtgccCCTACTGGCTGTTCATGGTCATCATGTGGGCCGCGCACGTCACTCTCCTGTACCTCATCGAGATCAACGATGGGTTCGAGCAGACGTACTGGCTGCAGTACTTCGTACCCACTTCCGAGAAGGTTGCTTGGGCTGTGCTGGCCGAGGTCCGGATACCTCTCTGGAAGCAGCGTATGCGCTGGTGCGTAGCCTTCCGCAtgtcgacgctgcgcctcatcgccttcAACTACGACCTGTGGGAggccacgcacgccgccgcacgcgcgcgcgaccgTGCCAGGGCGAAGCACGACACCGGCTGCGTCgagtgcgcgcagctgcgcgagcagaacgcagcgtcggcggccgcgctgcccgccgAGGCGTTGCGCTGCTACAAGTACCGCACCGAGTACGCGCGCGACCCCGCCGACTACAACTTCCTGAACTACGCCGCCTACGTGCTGTTCCCGCCACTGTACCTTGCCGGGCCAATGTCGTCCTTCAACGCGTTCGTGTCGCACATGCGCGTGCCGAGcacgtcgatgccgctgcgcaagatGGTGAGGTACGCGTTTGGCATCCTCCGCATCTACATCACGGAGTACACGCTGTTGCACTTTGTGCACATCCCGTGCCTCGGCTCGTACGCCTTCGTGATCCTTCGGATGACGTTgctggagcaggcgcacTTCCTGTTCTACATGCTGGCCTACCTGTGGCTGAAGTTCAGCTTTATATGGAAGTCGTCGCGTCTCTTCGCCATGTTCAGCGGCATCGAAGTTCCGGAGgacatgcggcgctgcttcggcaACACGCTGACGGTGCGGGGCTTCTGGCGCGACTGGCACGCCTCCTTCAACCTGTGGATCGTGCGGTACATGTACATCCCGATGggtggccgcagccgcgtcgcgctgtcggtgctgcccaTCTTCCTGTTCATTGCGGTGTGGCACGACCCGGCGCTGCACCTTGTCAAGTGGGCGGTGTGCATTGCCGCGATGTtcgtggcggaggtggcggtgagcGGGTGCTTTGGGtgggccgctgcggcgttcCGGCGCGagatggccgccgcggcaccgacggGCGCAGTAAGTGATGCTGCGCTGGAGAACGGTCGCCCCACGAactgcgcgccgcgccgcagtcTGCTGGCACGGCTGGCGAGCTCTCTG
- a CDS encoding putative vesicle-associated membrane protein, with protein MKLYGLLILKPHPPGVEKDPVICCSAVDVSSFGFFQRSSAREFIVFLSRTVAKRVALGAKTQITENGNVVYAHATLDGLVAIAVSDIEYNARVAFTLLTELMLQFQQTFRGKYESVGGKADEFLHWPHINETLEKYQKPEEVDKILRIKRDIEDTKVIMYNAIDQIIERGQKIDDLVAQSEDLGMASKTFYTQAKQTNSGCCAVM; from the coding sequence ATGAAGCTCTATGGCCTGCTGATTCTAAAGCCCCATCCGCCGGGTGTCGAGAAGGACCCGGTCATTTGCTGTAGCGCTGTCGACGTCAGCTCGTTCGGCTTCTTCCAGCGCAGTTCTGCCCGCGAATTCATTGTGTTTCTCTCCCGAACAGTGGCTAAGCGGGTGGCTCTCGGCGCCAAGACGCAGATCACAGAAAACGGCAATGTTGTGTATGCGCATGCGACGCTGGACGGTCTCGTGGCAATCGCAGTGAGCGACATCGAGTACAACGCGCGTGTCGCCTTCACGCTCTTGACGGAGTTGATGCTGCAGTTCCAGCAGACGTTCCGCGGTAAGTACGAGTCCGTGGGGGGCAAGGCGGATGAGTTTCTGCACTGGCCCCACATCAACGAGACACTGGAGAAGTATCAGAAGCCGGAGGAGGTAGACAAGATCTTGCGCATCAAGCGTGACATCGAGGACACAAAGGTGATCATGTACAACGCGATTGACCAAATCATCGAACGGGGACAGAAAATCGACGACTTGGTGGCGCAGAGCGAGGATCTTGGCATGGCTAGCAAGACATTTTACACGCAAGCAAAGCAGACAAACTCGGGGTGCTGCGCAGTCATGTGA
- the AAH gene encoding adenine aminohydrolase, whose product MADATLLHRLIEALPKAELHVHIEGTLSPELLFELAKRNGVQIPYKTVEEVRAAYNFTDLQSFLDLYYEGMSVLITEDDFADLAYAYTRVMHESRVTHAEPFFDPQGHLCRGITFRVLYDGLMKGFRRGEAEFGVSVALIFSFLRHLSEEECFALVRDDMHPDNGQYIRELFAAKAFVAVGLDSSELDNPPEKFARLYRYCHEELKVPFLVAHAGEEGPPGYMRDAMSMLAVDRIDHGVAARLDQALCKDLREKRIPLTVCPTSNVALKVFQDRATCGAVVMDLVLTEGLCVTINSDDPAYFGGDIRESFRILAETGRLTPATLKQLVLNSFCSSFIAEDRKRAYEERVEKVFKDVCGGTYE is encoded by the coding sequence ATGGCTGATGCGACCCTTCTTCATCGCCTCATAGAGGCTTTGCCAAAGGCAGAGCTGCACGTGCACATTGAGGGAACACTGAGCCCAGAACTGCTCTTTGAGCTTGCGAAGAGGAATGGGGTGCAGATTCCGTACAagacggtggaggaggtcCGCGCGGCCTATAACTTTACTGATCTGCAGTCGTTTCTGGACCTCTATTATGAAGGCATGTCTGTCCTCATCACCGAGGACGATTTTGCGGACCTGGCATACGCCTACACGCGTGTGATGCACGAGAGTCGCGTTACTCACGCCGAGCCCTTTTTCGATCCTCAAGGTCACCTCTGCCGCGGCATTACATTTCGCGTTCTCTACGACGGGCTCATGAAGGGGTTTCGCCGCGGTGAGGCCGAGTTTGGAGTCAGTGTAGCGCTCATCTTTAGCTTCCTTCGTCATCTCTCCGAGGAGGAGTGCTTTGCACTCGTGCGCGATGACATGCACCCCGACAACGGTCAGTACATCCGTGAGTTATTCGCAGCGAAGGCGTTTGTAGCGGTGGGGCTGGACTCTTCAGAATTGGACAACCCGCCGGAGAAGTTCGCGCGGCTCTACCGCTACTGCCACGAAGAGCTGAAGGTGCCGTTCCTTGTGGCGCACGCAGGTGAGGAAGGTCCACCGGGGTACATGCGGGATGCGATGAGCATGCTGGCAGTGGACCGCATCGACCACGGTGTGGCCGCGCGTCTGGACCAGGCGCTGTGCAAGGATCTGCGTGAGAAGCGAATTCCACTGACTGTGTGCCCGACGTCGAACGTAGCCCTCAAGGTCTTCCAGGATCGCGCGACGTGcggggcggtggtgatggacCTCGTTTTGACAGAGGGGCTTTGCGTCACCATCAACTCAGATGATCCGGCCTACTTTGGCGGCGACATCCGAGAGAGTTTCCGCATTCTCGCCGAGACGGGCCGACTCACCCCGGCCACGCTGAAGCAGCTCGTGCTCAACTcgttctgcagcagcttcatcGCCGAAGATCGCAAGCGCGCGTacgaggagagggtggagaaGGTGTTCAAGGACGTGTGCGGGGGGACGTATGAATGA
- a CDS encoding putative 60S ribosomal protein L12, with amino-acid sequence MPPKFDPNQEIVVVVRAVGGEVAATASLAPKVGPLGLNAKKIGEDIAKCTKDWKGLKVTCELRVKNRVATVVVTPSVASRLIRALKEPPRDRKKVKNIKHSGNIPFAEIIKIAKESQPKSMGSDLKAVVMEVLGTAVSIGCTVDGESPLDIQAKVREGKLKVPN; translated from the coding sequence ATGCCGCCGAAGTTCGACCCCAACCAGGAgatcgtggtggtggtgcgcgccgtcgGTGGCGAGGTGGCTGCGACAGCCTCCCTCGCCCCCAAGGTCGGTCCTCTCGGTCTCAACGCCAAGAAGATTGGTGAGGATATCGCCAAGTGCACCAAGGACTGGAAGGGCTTGAAGGTCACCTGCGAGCTGCGCGTCAAGAACCGtgtggcgacggtggtggtgacgccgTCCGTGGCGTCTCGCCTCATCCGCGCACTGAAGGAGCCGCCGCGCGACCGCAAGAAGGTCAAGAACATCAAGCATAGCGGCAACATCCCGTTCGCGGAGATCATCAAGATCGCCAAGGAGTCGCAGCCCAAGTCCATGGGTAGCGATCTCAAGGCCGTCGTGATGGAGGTGCTCGGCACGGCCGTGTCCATCGGCTGCACCGTCGATGGCGAGAGCCCGCTCGACATCCAGGCGAAGGTACGGGAGGGAAAGTTGAAGGTCCCCAACTAA
- a CDS encoding putative RNA-binding protein: MMEERHSHGSNDEIQNGGDTDNFRRNQGTILFVGNLPFQTPWQHVKDYFRNAGKVRYTDLIADRTGRPKGSALVTMMTVEGAENAIRMFNETDFEGRRLIVRRFDDGPRPPLVQRDMMPAYGNTAPQSRGQYTAGGYYQGAAASGAAAGYNRHNMAGSAYGRGAPYQVGAAESTEMNGTEPLPKPRSQQVPEVGRKLFVSNLPFDCTNSALRETFQQVGLVERAEIILGRNGKSRGMGIVVMKSEDEAQIAIAEFDGIEMANRAMNVRLDNKTL; this comes from the coding sequence ATGATGGAGGAGCGCCACTCGCACGGGTCGAACGACGAAATCCAAaacggcggcgacaccgaTAACTTCCGCCGAAACCAGGGCACGATCCTCTTTGTTGGCAACCTCCCCTTCCAGACCCCGTGGCAGCACGTGAAGGACTACTTCCGTAACGCCGGCAAGGTGCGCTACACAGATCTCATCGCCGACCGCACCGGCCGCCCGAAGGGCTCGGCACTGGTCACGATGATGACCGTGGAAGGCGCCGAAAATGCGATCCGCATGTTTAACGAGACCGACTTCGAGGGCCGCCGGCTGATCGTGCGCAGGTTCGACGACGGCCCGCGCCCTCCGCTGGTGCAGCGGGACATGATGCCCGCCTACGGCAACACCGCTCCCCAGAGCCGCGGCCAGTACACGGCTGGCGGCTACTACCAGGGCGCGGCCGCTTCCGGTGCTGCGGCCGGGTACAACCGCCACAACATGGCGGGTAGCGCCTACGGCCGTGGTGCGCCGTACCAGGTCGGTGCTGCAGAGTCGACTGAGATGAATGGCACGGAGCCGCTTCCCAAGCCGCGCAGCCAGCAGGTGCCAGAGGTGGGCCGTAAGCTCTTCGTCTCGAACCTCCCCTTTGACTGCACGAACAGCGCTCTCCGTGAGACGTTTCAGCAGGTGGGTCTCGTCGAGCGGGCTGAGATCATCCTGGGCCGCAACGGCAAGAGCCGCGGCATGGGCATTGTTGTCATGAAGTCTGAGGATGAGGCGCAGATTGCAATTGCCGAGTTTGACGGCATCGAGATGGCGAACCGCGCAATGAACGTGCGCCTCGACAACAAGACATTGTAG